A single genomic interval of Macaca nemestrina isolate mMacNem1 chromosome 14, mMacNem.hap1, whole genome shotgun sequence harbors:
- the LOC105463945 gene encoding large ribosomal subunit protein uL11, producing MPPKFDPNEIKVVYLRCTGGEVGATSALAPKIGPLGLSPKKVGDDIAKATGDWKGLRITVKLTIQNRQAQIEVVPSASALIIKALKEPPRDRKKQKNIKHSGNITFDEIINIARQMRHRSLARELSGTIKEILGTAQSVGCNVDGRHPHDIIDDINSGAVECPAS from the exons ATGCCGCCGAAGTTCGACCCCAACGAGATCAAAGTCG TATACCTGAGGTGCACCGGAGGTGAAGTCGGTGCCACTTCTGCGCTGGCCCCCAAGATCGGCCCCCTGGGTCTG TCTCCGAAGAAGGTTGGTGATGACATTGCCAAGGCAACGGGTGACTGGAAGGGCCTGAGGATTACAGTGAAACTGACCATTCAGAACAGACAGGCCCAG ATTGAGGTGGtgccttctgcctctgccctgaTCATCAAAGCCCTCAAGGAACCaccaagagacagaaagaaacagaaaaaca tTAAACACAGTGGGAATATCACTTTTGATGAGATCATCAACATTGCTCGACAGATGCGGCACCGATCCTTAGCCAGAGAACTCTCTG GAACCATTAAAGAGATCCTGGGGACTGCCCAGTCTGTGGGCTGTAATGTTGATGGCCGCCACCCTCATGACATCATAGATGACATCAACAGTGGTGCTGTGGAATGCCCAGCC AGTTAA